The segment CACAAGGACGGGACACCACAAATGGCAATGATCTTTTGTTCAACTTTCCCAAATTTCGCGATTTTTGCGACGCGATCGCGGAAGGTACGATCGTTCTTGAACTGGATGCCGTGACTTTGCCTTTTTTATAAGTTCTGCAAATTCTTCAATCGCATAATTACGATCGTTCTATGAACCGGATGCTACCTGCTCGTGGGGTGGCTTTATTTTTGGAGCGTTGTAAGAAACCTGCTTAGGGTGATTGAAAATGAACGAAGCACTGAGATCGATGATTCGAGATCTGCAACAGACGATCGAGAAAGCTGACCCAAGAGATCCCCAATCAATCACAGCCGTTGCAGAAGCATTCCGTGCCCTTGCATTAATTTGGTTCTGGGTGCGAATGTGCGATCGCTAATCTTGAAAAGGTTTCCAGCCATCTGATCACATTAGCGTCTCGAATCAAATTTCAAAGCGACTGAAAGGGAACTGTTCGATCGTGGAAACCAATCAGGCGATCGCGTGTCCAGTTGGAACATCACGAACGACATCAAATTGCGCCAATGTGCATCCGCGATCTCTGAGTTTTACACAACATAATCTGCTTGAATCAGTCTGTGCTTGATGTCACTTTAGCTATCAGTCCTATCGTCAATAAAGCGATCAGGTATCTCGCTAACGGTAAAATTATCTAAATTCTTCTCTAGGAGTTTTTTCTGTGTATCAACCAGACCGGGTATGTCCAGCACATCCGTGACCTTGCTGTAGGGTGCATTTTGTAAAATCTTCTTAGCCAACGTAGGATACATCCCCGGATAAGCTTGAAATGCACGCACATCAGCATTGTTTAAATCAATCATCTTGAGAAATCTCTTGTCTGAAATTTATAGTCAGAACCTATCATTCCTCAAGAGAGATTGTCTATCCGACATAATGCGGAATAGGATGACATCGCCTTAACCGATGTCATTGATCGCAGCTATGCGTTTGATAGATTTCCACCGCACAGGCGCGAGAACCAATCTGCATATTTTATTTGGAAAAACTCGTTAGTGCGATCATACTTCTGGCAAAAGTCTTTAGGCAACCCCGATCGTTAGATCGGGGTTTTAATGCGCGATCTCGCTCATCTCAACAAAAAATCCCGCCACTCTGACGGGATGGATGCGTGAACTGACAAATAGGTATCTCAGGATTCCCATGCGATCTGTGAGCGATCGTGCTCATCACCTGCTCGTAAAGATTGCGGTTTTTGGGTCTGATTTTGGTACAACAATTTCAGGCATTGCCTACAATGACAAACAGCTAAGCTTTGAGTATGTATAGATTTGGGAGCAATAATGGAATCTTGGGTATCAAGCAGTCCGATGCATACAAGTACTCGGAAGGAGGAGTTCAGCTATGCCTACGTCCATGCAATTGCCTCAACTGCTGGTTTTTGTGTTCAGCCAAAATCTCGTCCAATGGATAGTGCTGGGTTAGACATCATAATTGAAGCGCCAGGTGCAATGACAAAAGGAGTACTCAGTTTTCCTAAAATTGAAGCTCAAGTCAAATGTACAGCTACTAAAGCCAACATCACTGAATTATTCATTAAGTTTCCACTTGAGGTGAAAAACTATAACAAGTTGAGGCTAACTTCTCATTTGGTTCCACAAATATTAATCGTGGTCTTAGTGCCAGAAATCTTAGAGAATTGGATTGAGATAACAGAACCCGAATCTACTGTCATACGAAAATGTGCCTACTGGTTATCCTTAAAGGGAAAGGAGGAAACCTTAAATGATGAAACTATAACCGTCAGCATCCCTCGATCAAACTTGCTTACTCCCGAATCCCTGACTGAACTTATGAGCAAGGTCGCACACAGGCAAGACTTATGAAATCCCCGACGCAAAGTATTGATGTTTACAATGCCGTACAGCCAAAAGCTGTTCTAGAATATCTTCGGCAGAACGGTTGGTCAAAGCGGGAAGATTTTTCTGACCAGGCTCAAATCTGGATTCACCCAGCAAAACACGGTGACAGCGTTTACGAAGTCTTATTACCTCTTACAACAGACATTCCCGATTACGCTTCTCGGATAGACGATGTATTTCGGATATTGCAATTAGCTGAGCAACGTCCTCAAACAGAAATTTTTAATGATCTGGTAGATGTTAGTGCAATTGCCACTGACAAATGCCGCGAAATTCTAAATATGCACTTCTACTTCAAGTTAGAAAACAGCAATGCATCAGAAGAAGCTTCAGCAAAGCATTTAGGAGCAATTCTGGACTCTTTACAATCCCTGTTTGACTCACTTGGACAAGTGAAGGCAGGTAGACCTAGTCCCTTTGGAAAGGTTGCAAAAGACATTACTGACCAGACTCGATTATCTGTATTAGGGACTTTCAAAGGATCGTTTGGGTTGCGATTGGCTTTAGCACCTAAACCAAAAGAGGAGCAACTACAACTTCCTAATCAATCTGCATCAGATTCTCTAGATGAAATGGTTGTGCAAGAATTTTTAGAAATCTTAAACCAAACGCACGAGCAGGCATTAGAGCAATTGAGCGAACGTCTACTTAGCTTGCAACGTAGAACTGCTTCTAACTATCGAAAGTTTCTACTCGCTTTGTGGGATGCCAATACGGACTTGAAGGTAGATTGGGGTTCACTCAATCCCAATCGGGGTGGAACAGCAGGCATAACATCTTCTGATGTAATTGCTACTGTAGACGCGATAAAAAAGATTGAGGCGGAGGCACCACAAGAATACGAATTGGTTGGTGAGCTTTTAACAGCAAGTAAGACCAATAAAAACTTTGAAATTCGCACTATGGACAACGATGTCTCTCTTTCTGGAAAAATAGCGGATGAGATTGTTAGTTCTAGAGAGATTGAGTTAACAATTGGTAAACTCTACAATGCAACGATTAGAGAGAAAATTTCTGTATCACCAATTACTGGGGAAGGAAAGATTGAACGAACTCTAGTAGCAATTCACCCTTGGCATTTAGATAGAACACTGGCAGCCTAGTCAAGTCTACATATCAAAACTGACTGAATCAAATAAACGAATGAGGCTAGAGTTCCTAAATCTGTTAGCGATCACACTCGGAGCCGTAGAGGACTTTTCCTGATCCATCTGGAGAAAATCTCACGCACCATTCCCCATCCGCCACCCAAACCCGCAACGGGTGGTGGATAAACTTGCCGTAGATGAAGGCGAGAACCACGATAACCAGGGATAAGATCACGACCCCTTGAACCACTTTCAACGGTCGGGCTGTCCATTGATTTTCCATTGGCGCAAATCTTGAGGAACGGGCTTAGGATTCCCAGACGTGGAGTTCGTCGATGCGGACTTCTAATCTCTAATCAAGTGCGTGTTAGAACCACGCTATAAGACTTCCAGCTATTAAAATCAGCTTCTAACACACAAAGAGACATGGTATCAAATCGGTATTCATAACTTTTTACTGGGATTTCTTCCCTTAAGAAGCTGTGAATACGCTTTGATATCGCGTTCCATCCTATTCAGTTGTGTTTCGGTTTTAGGGGTAATTTGGGGTAATGTTTTTCCCTGACCTTTGAAACCTATGGCTCAGGCGAGATTTGAACTTGCGACCTTGGGCTTATGAGTCCCCTGCTCTAACCACTGAGCTACTGAGCCTTACAACATTCCAATAATATCACAACTGTAACTACAAATAAAGCCCTATTTTGGAAGAAGCCTTCAAGGGAAGGTTGACCCTCCCCTTGAAGATCAATCTAACTTCGAGACTGAGGCAACAACGCGATCGGGTTTACAGCCCCCCGACCGGGTACATGAACTTCAAAATGTGAGTGAGGACCCGTACTGAAACCTGTACTTCCCATCTCAGCAATTTGCTGCCCTTGTCGGACTTGTTGACCCACACGAACCAGAATCCGGTTGTTGTGAGCATAGAGCGTCACACTACCATCTGCATGTTCAACTTCCACAAGCTTCCCGTAACCGCCATCATTCCAGCCAGCCGTCACAACTTTACCGGAAGCGGCTGCAACAATCGGAGTCCCAACCGGAGCTGCGATATCGATCCCTTTGTGCATCCGTCCCCAACGCCAGCCATAAGGAGAAGACAATACCCCTTTCGCAGGCCACATATAGCCCTTGAAGCGATCTCCTGGCATATAAGCGTCAGAGCGCCCCAGAGGCGGCAAGTTCGGCGAAACCGTCTTGCCAACCGGAGAACGCAGAATAGGTGCGTAAGACTCAGATCCAGCTGGCGCAGTCGCAACCACTTGACGCTGTGGCTTCGGTGCGTCTGCTAACATTCGCTCTAAACGCGTTTGACCAGAGTTGTTTACATCAGAACTATTGGCACTACGGCTCGTCGTGCGAAGGGAAGAGACCGTACGATTCGGGTTGAACTGAGGATTACGACGAGAAGAAACTGCTTCGGCGGCCTTCGGCGCTTCACGATTTACAGAGCGAGATTGATAGCGTTCTCTCAGTCGCGAGATTTCGCCCAGCAAGGTATTCACGTACTGATCGTCAGATCGGCGCACATCCACCTGTTGAACTTCAGGCGCGCGATTACGAGCAGGGCGGAATGCAAACTGGCGTGCATCACCGCCAATCGCTAATGGCACACTCGGATTTTGAGTCGATGCCAAACTGGGGACGGTCGGAACCTGGATATCAGCAGGAGCCTGTACTGATGCAACAGGAGCTTGCGGGGCTGGCTCAGGGAGAGCTTGAGCAACCAGAGATTGACCTGATTTTTGAGGAACTTGAATGAATTGGTTTGCCTGCACCAAATTGGGGTTATTCAGGCGATTCAGTGCTGCTAGGTCGCGAGCTGTCATGCCATGCGCTTGTGCGATCGAGGAAAGCGTTTCACCTGGATTCACTCGATATGTGACAAGCTGCTGTGACTCTGCCTGAGGCATGATCGCAACGGTTTGAGATTGGGCTGGCTCCTCAGACTTCAACTCCGCCAAACTTTGCTTCAAGCGATCACGGTTTTGCTTCAATTCAGCGAGTGCCGTTTGCTTAGGTTTTGCGACAACCGATGCTACACGTTCCGATGTGGACTGGACTTGCGGTTGCGCGGGAATCACCGGAATAGATTTGAGATTCGGTAACGACTTGATGGGAGCGCCACTGATAGTAGCTGCCATACGATCGCCCATCGGTACCTGTAAAACTTGTCCTACCGAGAGGACTGCATTGGCTTGCAAGCTATTTAGATTCGCTAGCTTTGCAGCGTCGATGCCGTAGAGTTCGGCAATCTTCCAGAGTGTTTGACCCTCTTGAACAGTATGGGTCGTCGTGGAAGCAGCAACTGCAGTCGGTGCAGTGGCGGTGGGCGCATCTACCGAAGCAGGCGTGCCAGGTGTCAGGTCAGACGCTGTCGAATCAGTGGGGACAGCCGCTTGTGCCTGTTGGGGCGCAGCGAGTCCGTAAGCACCGACTGAGAAAGCGAGTCCAAACATGGCAGCAGAGGTCCGAACGGTTCGGGATGTCTCTTGGGGCAACTGCCGGGGCTGTTCTTCAGCGCTTTCGGGTTCGATCGCGCTAAACAGAACTGAGTTTGCGTCTTGCGGAACTGCTCGTTTCAAAAAAACGACCTCCTAAAGTGTGCAGCATTTAACTGTCATCGAGTGCGAAACCTTTTGCCAGTCACTCGATTTGGTTTTTCAAATCGTTCGGAGCCAATCCGGAGCCATTACTCAAACCAGGGAACCCGCTTCTCCCAAATTGGGAAAATCCGGAATGCTCGATGCATCTTTTCGTATCCGAAAGAATCGATAGCAGATATTCCAACTGGCTGTCAACTCGTCTGAGTTGAATAAACTGGCTGAATCCCAGATGCTGTAAGGCTGCAAAGAATTTAGAAAAATCCTTTGGCAACGAGGCAAAAATTAGGGGAGCCAGTGTGTTCATCAGGGTCAAGTGAGACAGAAAGTTTAGCTGATTTGGTGAACTCGGAGTGAATCATCCCGACTGAGATGTTTTAGAACAAATTCGAGATTTTAGTCAAGCCATTTGTCGTCCGTATTTGATGACAAGAAGTTAATGTAAAGAATATCATCGCTCAACCGTGAAATCATGCAGGCGACAGAGCACGTCTATTTGGTTTCTCTATGGTTTAGATTTCTGAAATCCAGTGTGGCTGTAGGTTTGAATATGATATTTACTCACAATTCAGTTGAATGAAGCTGATAGAAAATCCGCGAGATTACGGACGCGAAGAATGAATTTTCAGATATGGATTTCTTATCTAAGAAGCGGCATTCGGTGATCTAAATAACTAATTAACTGTGAGAACGTTGCAGGTTGTGGGAGGAGCGATCGCGCTTGGGAAGAAATTGTGCGATCGCTCCTGCTCCTATCTATCTCATATCTATATATATATATGTGGGAAAACAACTAACTCAGGTGCCCGAGTTGACGGCGCGCTTCAAACAGCCCAAGTGCGGCGCTGACCGAGAGGTTAAAGCCCCGCACTGCAGGTTGAGTAATGGGAATATAGGCAAGAATTGGGCAAGTCTGCATCACGTCGTCAGGCAGACCTGCGGTTTCACAACCAAACAAGAGCCAGTCATCGTCTCGATACTGAATTTGGGTGAAGTTCTGGGTCGCTTTGGCACTGAAGCCGATCCAGCGTCCACCCTGGCTTTGAGAGTAAGTTTGGAAGTCGTCGATCGAATCGTGAACCGTGAGGTTGACGTATTCCCAGTAGTCGAGACCCGCACGCTTGAGATAGCGATCGCTAATTTCAAAACCTAGCGGGGCAACGAGGTGAAGTTCAGTTTGAGTTGCGGCACAAGTGCGGGCGATATTACCTGTATTGGGCGGAATTTGGGGATGAACGAGAACAACTTTAGGCATGAGTTAATCGATACTTTGGATGAGAATGAACGAGATCCTGCTTAAAAAGTAGAAAATCATGCTCATATACGATTTTTTAATGATTGAGCACAAAGAAGAATTGATTAAATATTCTAATTACATCGGCATATCCACCGAAAGTGAGATAAACCTCCTTGATTTGTTATCAATTTCCAACTTTTTAGTAGAAAAACTTGTGGTTTCTCTCAGATAAGCTCAGGCAGATCGCTTAGAAGATCCAGACATATCGCTGAGCAAGAAAATTAGCTAGAATTCCGATAGGATAAGGGTTTTCGTAATCTAGATTACAGTTTATCGACAAACAAAAAAGCCAGGTTGGAAAATTTTTTCTCCAATTTCTGGCTTTTTTAGGAATGAGATAGACGCTCTAATTGCTTTGAGCAGGATTTGTGGGAGCCGCTCCTGGATTTGGCGTAGCGGGAGCAGAATTGGTTGGGCTAGTAGTTGGGCTAGTGGTTCCCGACTCTGAAGCTGAAGGTTGAGTTGTACTTAACCGAGTGATTTGATCTTTAAATTGAGCAGGTGCGAGAGAGGTCGCTTTATCAAAGAGCGGTTTTGCCTCATCGTTTTTACCCTGTTCCTTCAGCACTAGGGCTTTGTAGAGAACTGGCTGAAAATCGTTGGCATTGGTTTTAGAAGCCTCATCAAATGTGGTTAAAGCTTCGTCATAGCGTTTTTGAGACGCAAAAACTTTGCCGAGTAAGACTTGAACTGCAGTGGTATCTACACTATTCGGCTGAGTTTTATTGGCGGTTGGAGCTTGTTTGAGGGTGTCTTGTAACAGCCCGATCGCGGCTTCAGGACGTTTTTGTTTGATTAATAAGTCTGAAATTCCAGCGAGCGCATTCAAATCACCGGGTTTGGATTGCAAAATATTGCGGTAAGCTTGTGCGGCTCCTTCTGGATCGTTCAACTGCTGTTTTGCCTGAGCGAGCAGAACGGCATATTCAGTCTGATTCGGATTGAGTTTGACGAGTTTTTCGAGCGGGTCAATCACCCCTTTAACATCGTTGAGCTTGAGCCGCGCTTCTAAAAGCCCGCGCAGAGCAGTCGAGTTTTCGGGTTCACGCTTGAGAACTTCTTCGTAGCCTCTCGCTTGTGCTTCGATATCCGCTTTTTGATCTTGAGGAGTGGCGGCTTGAGAAGGGCTAGGATTTGGCTTATTGGCTTGTGAGTTACTGCTAATCGCAGAGGTAACCAGGGGTAACATCGTCACACCCAATAAGCCGACCGTTGCCACGATTAAGACAAGGTTCAGGAGCCAACGATTTTTGCGCGTTTCGGTCACGGGATTACCTCACAGTTCTTTGCAGAAGTCAACAGGCTAAATGGGATTAGCAGATTCAACGATAGCGCAAAGTTGTGAAATGGAGGCGGAAATGTGGGGAGTGGGGAGATAGGGGGTGAGGAGAGCAGTAGAGATCTCACATCATTTGCTTTTACCCTACTACTCCCTACTCTCTACTTAAACTAGGCTTGAGCAGGTCGCTGAGTTGCCACTGGCGTAGACGACGATCGCGGTTCTGCTGCGGGGTCAACTTCTTTCAGTTCGATGTGATTTAACAGCGTCGTGACAAATGCAAATAGGAGAAAGGGGAGCGATAAAACGAGAATTAAACCGACCGTTGCAAGTGCGTAAATAGGGCGACTTGCACCCATCATTGCCATTGCAGATGCCAAACTGAGAAAAATGACGATCAACCAAACAATAATCTGACCGTAGATGTCGCCAAACGAGAGCGTACAGACCATTCGGTAACGGTGCATGTTATTCATAATGCTCCAAACATCAGCAAGATTTGAGAGATTATCTAAACGTAACGCTGATCAACAGATGGAGTCGATTTCTCAAGAATATTGAAAGGATCTGTAATTTTCCCTCAAGGCAATGATCCGCAGTGGGGTAGAAAAGTTAATCAAATTGCGGCAGGCGGATCAGTTTGACGTGGCTGAGCGAGACAGTAAATAATCGATCGCACTTAACATCTCAGCAGGTGGACAGGGTTTGATCATGTACGCATCTGCACCTTGTTTCATGCCCCAGTAGCGATCGAAATCTTCACCTTTAATCGAACAGATCATGACTGGAATGTTCTGGCTGCGTGGATCACTTTTGATCCAACGGCAAAGCTCATAGCCATTCATGCGCGGCATCACGACATCTGTAATGACCAGATCGGGTGGATGTTTTTGAATGACGGATATGGCATCAACACCATCATTCGCAACGGCAACATCAAATCCTTGATGCCGCAATTCGGTAGAAATGAGTTCTCGCACAACCGCGCTATCGTCCACGACTAAAACCCAACTCATAGCGATTCCTTCCACTCAACCTGGTATCTAGCCTTACTATTTGCATTATTCATCGAACTTCAGACCGCTTCCGAGAAAAATCTGTGAAGAGAGTGTGAAGGGTTTAAACAGGTTTTTTGCCGTTCAGAACTGGAGTTCGGTTGATGGCGAGGGGTCGATCGAGATGTTTTGCCCGATATTGTCCTAAGACATATTGATCGACGTGTTGGAAAATGACGATCGGGGCTGTGACGCGGCAAGTAAAAAACTCGATCGCAGCTCGCCCCTCTGAAACTCGGACTTTGGGTGAAAAATCTTTCGGGGGTTCAGTTCGCCACTGCCAATTTGCAGAATCTGGAGGCGCATCGATCAATCGATGGTGTACCCAGTCTGCAACCTGCCCAATTTTTCCCATTTCCAGAAGTTCACGGCGTAAGAGTGAAGCCATCACAAAAGACCGGGGAGAATGATCGCCGTCGATCGCGTCCATGCAGTCTGCCAATGCGCCTTCAGGTTGAGGAGGATTGTCGCGTCCGCTGGCTGTGAGTAATGCTTTTTCCAGATGAGAAGTGGTACTACAGGACTCAGGTAGTGCCCAAGTTACGCCTGTCCCGTCTTCCCCTAGACGAAAGAGATAAGTCACTAAACGAAAATCGGGCTTGAGTTTGATGCTTGGAAGTGTCACGAGGACAGCACCAGGGTTTGTGGCGCTAATAAACCATCGCCCTTGATTATTCGGCATTTGCAGCGTTTCATCGAGTGAACTGCCGAAGTGAAATAAGCTGCCTAACTCCTCTAAGGAATCGGGTTTTGGAGGTTCATCCATGTTGTTGTAGAGATTGGGATGATTCTCAGATTCGGGTACAACCAAAGCAGATCTCAAATGTTGTCGAATTTTTTGGAGGACTTCGAGTGGAACTCTTTGGGTAGACATGGGTGAAAAGGGGCGGGAGAAGACTTCTATCGTTTCTATAAAGTGCCCCGAAGTCAGCTAGAAGTTTGTACGAGGAAATCGAGGAATCAGGGTGAGGAACTTGAGAAATCAGCAATCAAGAAATCAGCGATCGTCACGCATTGCGGTACGAAGGAGTACAGTCTCATTTCTCCCCCGTTCTTCATAACCCTTCATAATAGAAGGAGCTTTTTCACGATGTCGAAACTATGCCGAGAG is part of the Leptolyngbya boryana PCC 6306 genome and harbors:
- a CDS encoding response regulator; the encoded protein is MSWVLVVDDSAVVRELISTELRHQGFDVAVANDGVDAISVIQKHPPDLVITDVVMPRMNGYELCRWIKSDPRSQNIPVMICSIKGEDFDRYWGMKQGADAYMIKPCPPAEMLSAIDYLLSRSATSN
- the psbU gene encoding photosystem II complex extrinsic protein PsbU — protein: MIDLNNADVRAFQAYPGMYPTLAKKILQNAPYSKVTDVLDIPGLVDTQKKLLEKNLDNFTVSEIPDRFIDDRTDS
- a CDS encoding tRNA (cytidine(34)-2'-O)-methyltransferase, whose amino-acid sequence is MPKVVLVHPQIPPNTGNIARTCAATQTELHLVAPLGFEISDRYLKRAGLDYWEYVNLTVHDSIDDFQTYSQSQGGRWIGFSAKATQNFTQIQYRDDDWLLFGCETAGLPDDVMQTCPILAYIPITQPAVRGFNLSVSAALGLFEARRQLGHLS
- a CDS encoding peptidoglycan DD-metalloendopeptidase family protein; this encodes MKRAVPQDANSVLFSAIEPESAEEQPRQLPQETSRTVRTSAAMFGLAFSVGAYGLAAPQQAQAAVPTDSTASDLTPGTPASVDAPTATAPTAVAASTTTHTVQEGQTLWKIAELYGIDAAKLANLNSLQANAVLSVGQVLQVPMGDRMAATISGAPIKSLPNLKSIPVIPAQPQVQSTSERVASVVAKPKQTALAELKQNRDRLKQSLAELKSEEPAQSQTVAIMPQAESQQLVTYRVNPGETLSSIAQAHGMTARDLAALNRLNNPNLVQANQFIQVPQKSGQSLVAQALPEPAPQAPVASVQAPADIQVPTVPSLASTQNPSVPLAIGGDARQFAFRPARNRAPEVQQVDVRRSDDQYVNTLLGEISRLRERYQSRSVNREAPKAAEAVSSRRNPQFNPNRTVSSLRTTSRSANSSDVNNSGQTRLERMLADAPKPQRQVVATAPAGSESYAPILRSPVGKTVSPNLPPLGRSDAYMPGDRFKGYMWPAKGVLSSPYGWRWGRMHKGIDIAAPVGTPIVAAASGKVVTAGWNDGGYGKLVEVEHADGSVTLYAHNNRILVRVGQQVRQGQQIAEMGSTGFSTGPHSHFEVHVPGRGAVNPIALLPQSRS
- a CDS encoding tetratricopeptide repeat protein, which translates into the protein MTETRKNRWLLNLVLIVATVGLLGVTMLPLVTSAISSNSQANKPNPSPSQAATPQDQKADIEAQARGYEEVLKREPENSTALRGLLEARLKLNDVKGVIDPLEKLVKLNPNQTEYAVLLAQAKQQLNDPEGAAQAYRNILQSKPGDLNALAGISDLLIKQKRPEAAIGLLQDTLKQAPTANKTQPNSVDTTAVQVLLGKVFASQKRYDEALTTFDEASKTNANDFQPVLYKALVLKEQGKNDEAKPLFDKATSLAPAQFKDQITRLSTTQPSASESGTTSPTTSPTNSAPATPNPGAAPTNPAQSN
- a CDS encoding DUF4365 domain-containing protein, which codes for MESWVSSSPMHTSTRKEEFSYAYVHAIASTAGFCVQPKSRPMDSAGLDIIIEAPGAMTKGVLSFPKIEAQVKCTATKANITELFIKFPLEVKNYNKLRLTSHLVPQILIVVLVPEILENWIEITEPESTVIRKCAYWLSLKGKEETLNDETITVSIPRSNLLTPESLTELMSKVAHRQDL